The Terriglobia bacterium genome has a segment encoding these proteins:
- the gatA gene encoding Asp-tRNA(Asn)/Glu-tRNA(Gln) amidotransferase subunit GatA — MNLKNITADKLVALYRNRDLTVTEVIKSVYEEIDRVDGDVRAFLALCPDRAMDEARRQDAKIASGEPLESLAGVPVAIKDNMVVRDMPTTCASRVLEGYIPSYTATAVERLRSAGAIIVGKVNCDEFAMGSTTENSGFQVTRNPNNLERVPGGSSGGSAASVASGTSLIALGSDTGGSVRTPAAFCGVVGVKPTYGRVSRYGLVAFGSSLDQIGPLSKSVREAAQTLEVIAGFDHFDSTSADTAVDAYVKNLDQPIKGTKVGIPNEYFIPGLDKEVRSKIEAGMRLYESLGCEMQEISLPHTEYAVATYYLIATAEASSNLARYDGVRYGPRGEGATLQEMYRRTRHNGFGKEVKRRILLGTYALSAGYYDAYYLKALKVRTLMLKDFQKAFQKVDIILTPTSPTVAFKIGEKTGDPLAMYLSDIFTITQPLAGIPAISIPCGKNSENLPVGMQLVANHFQESLLLRVAHHFEKAGGFTV, encoded by the coding sequence ATGAACCTCAAGAACATCACGGCGGACAAGCTGGTCGCGCTTTATCGGAATCGCGATCTCACCGTGACGGAAGTGATCAAAAGCGTCTATGAGGAAATCGATCGCGTGGACGGTGATGTGCGCGCATTTCTCGCCTTATGCCCTGACCGCGCTATGGACGAAGCACGCCGCCAGGACGCTAAAATCGCCTCGGGCGAGCCGCTCGAATCACTCGCCGGCGTCCCTGTTGCAATCAAGGACAACATGGTTGTGCGTGATATGCCCACAACGTGCGCTTCGCGCGTGCTTGAAGGATACATTCCGTCGTACACCGCGACTGCTGTCGAACGGCTTCGCAGCGCCGGCGCCATTATCGTCGGCAAGGTGAATTGTGATGAATTCGCAATGGGATCGACGACGGAAAATTCCGGATTTCAAGTAACGCGCAATCCGAACAATCTGGAGCGCGTGCCCGGCGGATCCAGCGGTGGCTCGGCCGCGAGTGTGGCCTCCGGCACATCGCTGATCGCTCTCGGTTCCGATACCGGAGGATCGGTCCGAACTCCTGCGGCATTCTGCGGGGTCGTCGGAGTGAAGCCGACGTACGGCCGTGTCTCGCGCTACGGCCTTGTGGCGTTCGGCTCCTCGCTCGATCAGATCGGGCCGCTGTCGAAATCGGTTCGTGAAGCGGCGCAGACGCTCGAGGTGATCGCGGGATTCGATCATTTCGATTCTACATCGGCCGACACCGCCGTCGACGCCTACGTCAAAAATCTCGATCAACCGATCAAAGGCACGAAAGTCGGCATCCCGAACGAATATTTCATTCCGGGGCTCGATAAAGAGGTTCGCTCCAAAATCGAAGCCGGCATGCGCCTGTATGAAAGCCTCGGCTGCGAGATGCAGGAGATCAGCCTGCCGCATACGGAATACGCAGTGGCCACGTACTACCTCATTGCGACCGCGGAGGCGAGCTCAAACCTGGCACGCTACGACGGCGTGCGGTATGGCCCGCGCGGCGAGGGCGCCACGCTACAGGAAATGTACCGGCGGACCCGGCACAACGGCTTCGGCAAGGAAGTCAAACGGCGCATCCTGCTCGGCACGTATGCATTGAGCGCCGGCTATTACGATGCGTATTACCTGAAAGCTCTGAAAGTGCGGACGCTCATGCTGAAGGATTTTCAGAAGGCTTTCCAGAAAGTGGATATCATCCTCACGCCGACCTCGCCCACCGTGGCGTTCAAAATCGGTGAGAAGACCGGCGATCCGCTGGCCATGTATCTGTCCGACATCTTTACAATCACGCAGCCGCTCGCAGGAATCCCGGCAATATCGATACCCTGCGGAAAGAACTCGGAAAATTTGCCCGTCGGAATGCAGCTGGTGGCAAACCACTTTCAGGAGTCCTTATTGCTCCGCGTGGCGCATCACTTTGAAAAGGCTGGAGGTTTTACTGTGTGA
- a CDS encoding OmpH family outer membrane protein yields MTRLKLSLLATTIFTILTGPAIVHAQAPKIAIVDFERAVVESVDGKKASAKFTVALQAKQADLEKRQKDIDDSTKKIQTGARTLSDSAKAELQRDIDKKTTELQRLNEDAQKDLQTLRDDLLRPIAERATALLNMMASQEGYIVVVDISNPQTNVVYWNPKNDVTAELVKRIDASGPTEPAAKTEAPKSSTPVPNTSRPTAPAPRTPAPAAPK; encoded by the coding sequence ATGACCCGTTTGAAACTTTCATTACTGGCAACCACGATCTTCACAATTCTGACCGGTCCGGCTATTGTGCACGCGCAGGCTCCCAAAATCGCAATTGTGGATTTCGAGCGGGCTGTCGTCGAATCCGTTGACGGCAAAAAGGCGTCCGCGAAATTCACGGTTGCGTTGCAGGCGAAGCAGGCGGATCTGGAGAAGCGGCAGAAGGATATCGACGATTCCACCAAAAAAATTCAGACCGGGGCGCGCACCCTGAGCGACTCGGCAAAGGCGGAACTCCAGCGCGACATCGATAAGAAGACCACCGAGCTTCAGCGCCTGAATGAAGACGCACAAAAGGACCTTCAGACCTTGCGCGACGATCTGTTGCGGCCCATCGCGGAACGCGCAACTGCGTTGCTGAACATGATGGCGTCTCAGGAAGGCTATATCGTCGTTGTGGACATTTCGAATCCACAGACCAATGTTGTGTACTGGAATCCGAAAAACGACGTTACCGCGGAACTGGTCAAGCGCATCGATGCGTCGGGCCCGACGGAACCGGCGGCAAAGACGGAAGCGCCCAAATCGTCTACGCCGGTGCCAAACACATCCCGGCCGACGGCCCCTGCTCCCAGGACTCCGGCTCCAGCGGCACCGAAATAA
- a CDS encoding tryptophan 2,3-dioxygenase family protein, which produces MEITYKTYLKLDELLQLQQPLAEPPSHDETLFIIVHQVFELWFRLLLHELNKVFELLDAGDVIESERLIRRLTSIVRLFIPKLSVLETMLPSDFIQFRDRLRPASGFQSVQFREMEFASGLKDRKYLGIFKDDPNAIARLEKRLAEPTLWDHFTGLLQRQGYDVSSEEGQRQSIVRIYRRDGDHALRILCEAMIEYDEMFSLWREHHVRMAQRMIGAKPGTGQDIVYDTYGKASPMGAVGVDYLTQTLSKRFFPVLWAARTEM; this is translated from the coding sequence ATGGAGATCACCTACAAAACTTACCTGAAACTCGACGAACTCCTCCAGTTGCAACAACCTCTGGCAGAGCCGCCATCGCATGATGAAACGCTGTTCATTATCGTGCATCAGGTCTTTGAACTATGGTTCCGCCTCCTTTTACACGAACTCAATAAGGTCTTCGAACTTCTCGATGCCGGTGATGTCATCGAAAGCGAACGGCTCATCCGCCGCTTGACATCCATCGTCCGTTTGTTCATTCCGAAACTGAGCGTCCTGGAGACGATGCTGCCTTCCGATTTCATTCAGTTCCGGGACCGGCTCAGGCCCGCAAGCGGGTTCCAGTCGGTGCAGTTCCGCGAGATGGAATTTGCCTCCGGATTAAAAGACCGCAAGTACCTCGGGATATTCAAGGATGATCCAAACGCCATCGCCAGGCTGGAGAAGCGGCTGGCGGAGCCCACCTTGTGGGATCACTTCACAGGCCTGCTGCAGCGCCAGGGTTATGATGTCAGCAGTGAAGAAGGGCAACGGCAGTCGATTGTCCGGATTTACCGCAGGGACGGCGACCACGCCTTAAGGATTCTCTGTGAAGCGATGATCGAGTACGACGAGATGTTCTCGCTGTGGCGTGAACATCACGTCCGGATGGCACAGCGGATGATCGGAGCGAAACCGGGTACGGGCCAGGATATTGTTTACGACACGTACGGAAAGGCTTCCCCGATGGGCGCGGTCGGCGTGGATTACCTGACGCAGACATTGAGCAAGCGCTTCTTTCCGGTACTGTGGGCCGCGCGGACAGAGATGTAA